One stretch of Tenacibaculum sp. MAR_2010_89 DNA includes these proteins:
- a CDS encoding SDR family oxidoreductase, with protein sequence MKSNILVIGGTGKTGRRVVQHLKNKGIEPRVGARKASPSFDWDNKDTWVAALTGVEKMYVSYYPDLAVPGAKEAIQSVTYLAKELGVKKMVLLSGKGETEAEACEKIVINSGIDYTIVRASWFNQNWSESFFFRAYFVW encoded by the coding sequence ATGAAATCAAATATTTTAGTTATTGGAGGAACCGGAAAAACGGGTCGCCGTGTAGTACAACATTTAAAAAACAAAGGAATAGAACCTAGAGTAGGGGCAAGAAAAGCATCACCAAGTTTTGATTGGGATAATAAAGATACTTGGGTAGCGGCTTTAACAGGTGTCGAAAAAATGTATGTTAGTTATTATCCTGATTTAGCTGTTCCAGGAGCTAAAGAAGCTATACAAAGTGTAACCTATTTAGCTAAAGAATTAGGAGTTAAAAAAATGGTGTTACTTTCAGGTAAAGGAGAAACTGAAGCAGAAGCTTGCGAAAAAATTGTAATTAATTCTGGTATAGATTATACCATAGTTAGAGCCTCTTGGTTTAATCAAAATTGGAGTGAAAGTTTTTTTTTTAGAGCCTATTTTGTCTGGTGA
- a CDS encoding DUF1772 domain-containing protein has translation MKTVTLFITVLLNALSAGLFFAWSVSVILGTKKVGDFTYLETMQNINREILNPAFFILFFGSLIVLIITSYLQFNTKTVFWLVLASTIIYCIGTFGITALGNVPLNNELDGLNINKLNLLELKNFRSYYESTWNHYHNIRTISGMISFILVLIATFIHKTN, from the coding sequence ATGAAAACCGTAACTCTTTTTATAACAGTTTTATTAAATGCACTTTCTGCAGGTCTTTTCTTTGCTTGGTCGGTCTCGGTAATATTAGGAACAAAAAAAGTAGGAGATTTTACTTACTTGGAAACCATGCAGAATATTAATAGAGAAATCTTAAATCCAGCGTTTTTTATACTGTTTTTTGGAAGCTTAATAGTATTGATTATAACAAGCTACTTACAGTTTAATACTAAAACAGTGTTTTGGTTGGTGTTGGCATCAACAATCATTTATTGTATTGGCACATTTGGCATTACTGCTCTTGGAAATGTTCCTTTAAATAATGAGTTAGACGGATTGAATATTAACAAATTAAACCTATTAGAATTAAAAAACTTTAGAAGCTATTATGAAAGTACTTGGAATCATTACCATAACATTAGAACAATTTCTGGAATGATTTCATTCATCCTAGTATTAATAGCAACATTTATTCACAAAACAAATTAA
- a CDS encoding AraC family transcriptional regulator, which yields MNREIIDINDCTILLEEASTNKNSLIDSCFFDEPVIAIAFYGAGDVSLKVKYDGKTKEFHHTKGMILSFYADKKVEFEHHVSAQKPLQCLVITTTIKNLDKLPNGEGQFLEQFLYQLVHPKDHYVEGPVFNMTPEMFLLVEQFFNNKYEGNLKMMFYKSHMSALLSHYFGELAFQKATEINTSLLKKINHAQEILLSDLENPPSLTELAHKIGTNTNKLKIEFKAQFGVPVFKYLQNERLKKAYSLIKNEQKTIQEAAWAVGYDSLGSFSNAFEKKFGYRPSQV from the coding sequence ATGAATCGTGAAATTATAGACATAAATGATTGTACAATATTATTAGAAGAAGCTTCTACTAATAAAAATAGTTTGATCGATTCTTGTTTCTTTGACGAACCAGTTATTGCTATTGCTTTTTATGGAGCAGGAGATGTTAGTTTGAAAGTTAAATACGATGGAAAAACCAAAGAGTTTCATCATACTAAGGGAATGATTTTGTCATTTTATGCTGATAAAAAAGTAGAGTTTGAGCATCATGTATCTGCTCAAAAACCTTTGCAATGTTTGGTAATTACAACAACAATTAAAAATTTAGATAAATTACCCAATGGAGAAGGTCAGTTTTTAGAGCAGTTTTTGTACCAGCTTGTTCATCCCAAAGATCATTATGTTGAAGGCCCCGTGTTTAATATGACTCCAGAAATGTTTTTGTTAGTTGAACAATTCTTTAATAATAAATATGAAGGAAATCTTAAAATGATGTTCTATAAAAGTCATATGAGCGCTCTACTTTCTCATTATTTTGGAGAGTTGGCTTTTCAAAAGGCTACTGAAATAAATACTTCACTGCTTAAAAAAATAAACCATGCTCAAGAAATACTGTTGTCTGATTTAGAAAATCCACCATCTTTAACTGAATTAGCACATAAAATAGGAACCAATACTAATAAACTTAAAATAGAATTCAAAGCGCAGTTTGGTGTTCCGGTTTTTAAATACTTACAAAACGAACGATTAAAGAAAGCTTACAGCTTAATTAAAAATGAACAAAAAACTATTCAAGAAGCTGCTTGGGCAGTTGGTTATGATAGTTTAGGCTCTTTTTCGAATGCTTTTGAAAAAAAATTTGGATACAGGCCAAGTCAAGTATAA
- a CDS encoding S9 family peptidase — translation MKVKLIVILFIILLQSCKNVDFEKNKKHYIEKQTEFAIPMWNYIKGNSYQLNILNQNIFTQKIDSLQLIFTSYLNKNKGKLDQKTFNEETVLIKLAFDKLILEYPELHKRYTGKNIVLSKKNQSKLNKNIKVFNDTTFFLTKDLKDYVASYIRIEANKKLENSVFGKSDNQQLQADLSVIDEVFTTTKISDFWKHKYIKHHINNLGIKNINKIYSSFMMTCKTAEYKENISKLYTSHKKERENHSIETYKEVDGFKLELHLFLPNKEKFKGNRPTIVQFHGGSWSEGKPDWFFSTAEEYAKQGWVVAVVEYRIKGKQNTYPFEAVKDAKSSIRWIRENSEVYNINVNKIIATGNSAGGHLSLAISLVNNWNEKSDNLKTSAMPNVIVVNSGVYDLTTNSNRWIVEKKLNKDVVKEISPNHLLKKSKVKMLLIHGDKDKNCPYETAQYFYKQMSVLGNDIQFYTVKDADHWIWFGKHSKEVSKVTREYLRKLNFN, via the coding sequence ATGAAAGTTAAATTAATCGTTATATTATTTATAATTCTTTTGCAAAGCTGTAAGAATGTAGATTTTGAAAAAAATAAAAAACACTATATAGAAAAACAAACAGAATTTGCAATTCCTATGTGGAATTATATTAAAGGAAATAGTTATCAGCTAAATATTCTCAATCAGAATATTTTCACACAAAAGATAGATTCATTACAACTTATATTCACAAGTTATCTCAATAAGAATAAAGGTAAATTAGACCAAAAAACGTTTAATGAGGAAACAGTGTTAATTAAATTAGCTTTCGATAAATTAATCTTAGAATATCCTGAACTACATAAAAGATATACAGGAAAAAATATAGTTCTATCTAAAAAAAATCAATCAAAACTTAATAAAAATATTAAAGTATTTAATGATACAACGTTTTTTTTAACAAAAGATTTAAAAGATTATGTAGCATCTTATATAAGAATTGAAGCAAATAAAAAATTAGAAAATAGTGTTTTTGGAAAATCAGACAATCAACAGTTACAAGCAGATTTGAGCGTGATAGATGAGGTGTTTACTACTACTAAAATTAGTGATTTTTGGAAGCATAAGTATATAAAGCATCATATTAATAATTTAGGAATAAAAAATATAAATAAGATATATTCAAGCTTTATGATGACTTGTAAAACAGCAGAATATAAAGAAAACATAAGTAAACTGTATACCTCTCATAAAAAGGAGAGAGAAAATCATAGTATAGAAACGTATAAAGAAGTTGATGGTTTTAAATTAGAGCTACATCTTTTTTTACCTAATAAAGAAAAATTTAAAGGAAACCGACCAACTATAGTTCAATTTCATGGAGGTAGTTGGTCTGAAGGTAAACCAGATTGGTTTTTTAGTACAGCAGAGGAGTATGCGAAACAGGGTTGGGTAGTTGCTGTAGTTGAGTATAGAATTAAAGGGAAACAGAATACTTATCCTTTTGAAGCTGTTAAAGATGCAAAATCTTCAATACGTTGGATAAGAGAGAACTCTGAAGTATACAATATTAATGTAAATAAAATTATAGCTACTGGTAATTCAGCAGGTGGGCATTTGTCTTTAGCAATTTCATTGGTTAATAATTGGAATGAAAAATCCGATAACCTTAAAACAAGTGCAATGCCAAACGTTATTGTTGTAAATTCTGGAGTTTATGATTTAACAACAAACTCTAATAGATGGATAGTTGAAAAAAAACTAAATAAAGATGTAGTAAAAGAAATTTCACCAAATCATTTGTTAAAAAAGAGTAAAGTAAAAATGCTTTTAATTCATGGAGATAAAGATAAAAACTGTCCTTATGAAACTGCTCAATATTTTTACAAACAAATGAGTGTATTAGGTAATGATATCCAGTTTTATACAGTTAAAGATGCAGATCATTGGATATGGTTTGGAAAACATTCAAAAGAAGTATCGAAAGTAACAAGAGAGTATTTAAGAAAATTAAACTTTAACTAA
- a CDS encoding helix-turn-helix domain-containing protein — translation MEQPQLGKKIIELRLAKGLTQTELAEKCNLSLRTIQRIESTEVTPRSYTLKMIFKILDFDGFIPLNKKSSVKENLNKPQKNVIITILLILTTSIVSIIGFQVISNFKKQSAEEVSEFIQKNQSNIKKWMNNKQVDSVLTLYDDNACILNSICGKIQISEMMDNIVKNDYELIEYKSLSISVSNMIAVEKYKNTYSYKGKTSNQIGITEWHFKNGKWLIINDVFRN, via the coding sequence ATGGAGCAACCACAATTAGGAAAAAAAATAATAGAGTTAAGATTAGCAAAAGGTTTAACTCAAACAGAACTAGCAGAAAAGTGTAATTTAAGTTTAAGAACTATTCAAAGAATAGAATCTACAGAAGTTACACCTAGAAGCTATACTCTTAAAATGATATTTAAGATTCTAGATTTTGATGGTTTTATTCCGTTGAATAAAAAGTCTTCGGTAAAAGAAAACTTAAATAAGCCTCAAAAAAATGTAATAATAACTATCCTTTTAATTTTAACAACCTCTATTGTATCTATTATTGGTTTTCAAGTTATCTCAAACTTTAAGAAACAGTCAGCTGAAGAAGTTTCTGAATTTATACAAAAAAATCAATCTAATATAAAAAAATGGATGAACAACAAGCAAGTTGATTCAGTACTTACTTTATACGATGATAATGCATGTATTTTAAACTCAATATGTGGAAAGATTCAAATTAGTGAAATGATGGATAATATTGTAAAAAATGATTATGAATTAATTGAATATAAATCTTTGTCTATTAGTGTAAGTAATATGATTGCTGTAGAAAAATATAAAAATACGTATAGTTATAAAGGAAAAACTAGTAATCAAATTGGGATTACAGAATGGCATTTTAAAAATGGAAAATGGTTAATCATAAATGATGTTTTTCGTAATTAA
- a CDS encoding lipocalin family protein translates to MKLFYRLLIIFIIFSSCTSDENSNSGSVSIIGDWKITKKAYSCSSKTIQDLGLNQCEKKITISILENGNIILNDFRFYNNDCVLKSTKGNWKLNNNELVITLENADDFTFTEFKNNILKIGYYSTDPTKICDDTSQVSYSYVEFVKL, encoded by the coding sequence ATGAAATTATTTTATAGGCTATTAATCATCTTTATAATTTTCTCATCATGTACAAGTGATGAGAATTCTAATTCAGGTTCAGTGTCAATTATTGGAGATTGGAAAATTACAAAAAAGGCATATTCTTGTTCTTCTAAGACAATACAAGATTTAGGATTAAATCAGTGTGAGAAAAAAATAACAATATCTATTTTAGAGAACGGTAATATTATTTTAAATGATTTCAGATTTTACAATAATGACTGTGTTTTAAAGTCAACAAAAGGGAATTGGAAATTAAATAATAATGAATTAGTGATAACTCTTGAAAATGCAGATGATTTTACATTTACTGAGTTTAAAAATAATATATTAAAAATAGGCTATTACAGTACCGACCCTACAAAAATATGTGATGATACTAGTCAAGTATCTTATTCTTACGTTGAGTTTGTGAAATTATAA